The Tubulanus polymorphus chromosome 6, tnTubPoly1.2, whole genome shotgun sequence genome includes a region encoding these proteins:
- the LOC141907835 gene encoding uncharacterized protein LOC141907835 produces MLVCSRRSLDMTRITASSVTTPDHIEWPRGTYSLQQPDTGCPSGGVTWENGIRVYERSQKKSNSWASDHRKPHISLLDSVTIKDEFCTKTSADTGSFTEGSVQLSPNVRADAVCNISGTLPSGDYTDCVTKYAQCCRNDPTYNGQELQLPNDKAFFLIPNKECEFCPKIIGMQHTMEYYWYGMETSETHLVAPHGHSSGWVGTRQLYSCYYFPVNDGFNCGFVKNLTLTENVVTFTSPNYAAGAKTYPPGAKCSWTFIAPEDSLIHLEFDDFDLEYGATGCYDWLELRLRSLNQLGRRICGTSPHFARSYLSKGNAMMIRMFTNNRISGRGFAAKVTLISPDKLCYNLADRGVSYRGNVDFTQNYEKCLPWDLMKHCRSNPFAGGALDAGLQGHNYCRNPDGITQPWCYTHAEDCRRDVCDACLIEKCHDRFNDCIRQTSINTNFCQTEPGYIGCHRNCTFCKAPLKAVPCSSPPTSVEADLVAGGGGTSFAVGHVVKYKCKKGNSYVSKMCLSDGTWSGSPVICHGCPDGYTEGGQRCYKAVDTKKTFSDAEDTCKLDGGHLLTFSTIHQRNIAMKLTVDLRMTTPLWIGLRRDTPEAAFQWVTGESAQPSLLYWPKNYPSDKLCVKASKYQYIYDADCDQLNAFVCVTSPLGHSVCSDVMTTAKCEETLNKHPDTCTRFVDYAYTNCRKSCGLCIDSASANVVCQLTATEKGENTVMATSKTEYKIGEEVTTQCQTDHELVEGFNVRVCTAKGFAGSPPKCKKSSEVPRSVGNAVYVRHYKDEAYEIIINGNYRITKVGQLTQWKFYSATESRIALMVFEQLSETDFRLVGQNIVHTYSERTLTIDIPKAEQINVMPGFVVGWHYLENFPAPLRYDKCAPEYTEGNDIIYKREGDKAALNEMAEYAFNPNPNTCREYSIQAHIEPGAINPKCLIEVDASSNATADLVGEVVNGTKVIYTCKNYNRLVSGNLERVCLVGGRLTGLHPKCEYEEPCREGWLSFDEHSDSCFKVVDDETLTKSEAAAECADDVLVTFGRINNFFRNDVLHSRMKPNVEYWTSDTLHKSGSKNFYSTNTKGPEAVFLAKFASGEPSINVNGTCMTVVKLDGDYIRQKTTACTEKKPYICQEGPTEVCPRNYKRFGKKCYKFVVMEQKNYSEASADCRKYGQLAVDSDDTTHEYFRNKMVDFKKKLVDLGLTLDTAWIGLTRNMSDRTQWHWQDNTALSSDDHVYWGSAYNKYQQPWDYSWLAGDCAALQRKYWMGWDWDNIACSTAGAYICEASFPVNQNAVVNVDYRGSLKTTVHGYTCQSWTSNYPHKPWSAVAGLVDGNCCRNPIPEDEAKAWCYTTDYAKRWDFCKVPAVIKDDYCNFPRIHDNTTLAAGEETKDRYELKETLNLECEPGYEVTSGIGSLTCIGGVWLGEVLRCM; encoded by the exons ATGCTCGTTTGCTCTCGTCGCTCGTTGGATATGACACGAATTACGGCAT CGAGTGTCACAACGCCGGATCATATAGAATGGCCGAGAGGAACGTACAGCCTTCAACAACCCGATACCGGCTGCCCGTCCGGTGGCGTGACCTGGGAGAACGGAATACGAGTTTACGAACGAAGCCAGAAAAAATCGAATTCGTGGGCGTCGGACCACCGTAAACCGCACATATCACTTCTGGATAGTGTGACGATAAAAGACGAATTTTGCACGAAAACCTCGGCTGACACTGGAA GTTTTACCGAGGGTTCCGTCCAATTATCACCGAACGTGCGAGCGGACGCGGTTTGTAACATATCCGGTACATTGCCATCAGGCGACTACACGGATTGCGTGACGAAGTATGCTCAATGCTGTCGCAATGATCCGACCTATAACGGGCAAGAGCTGCAGTTACCCAACGACAAAGCGTTCTTCCTCATCCCGAACAAAGAATGTGAATTCTGTCCGAAGATCATCG GTATGCAACACACAATGGAATATTACTGGTACGGCATGGAGACAAGCGAGACACATTTAGTGGCACCCCATGGCCACAGTTCTGGTTGGGTTGGTACTAGGCAACTGTATAGCTGCTATTACTTTCCCGTCAATGATGGTTTCA ACTGCGGATTCGTAAAAAATCTGACCTTGACCGAAAATGTTGTGACCTTCACTTCCCCTAACTACGCCGCAGGCGCTAAGACATATCCGCCTGGTGCCAAATGTTCGTGGACATTCATT GCACCAGAAGATAGTCTTATTCATTTGGAATTCGATGATTTCGATCTCGAATATGGGGCCACTGGCTGTTATGACTGGTTGGAATTACGGCTAAGAAGTTTAAACCAACTGGGAAGAAG AATATGCGGAACGAGCCCTCACTTTGCTCGCAGTTATTTATCAAAAGGGAATGCAATGATGATTCGAATGTTCACGAACAATAGAATCAGCGGCCGAGGCTTCGCTGCAAAGGTTACTTTGATATCTC CGGATAAATTGTGCTACAATCTAGCGGACAGAGGAGTGAGCTATAGGGGAAACGTCGATTTCACACAAAACTATGAAAAGTGTCTTCCATGGGATTTAATGAAGCATTGCAGGTCTAATCCCTTCGCCGGAGG TGCCCTAGACGCCGGTTTACAAGGTCATAACTACTGTCGCAATCCAGATGGAATAACGCAACCATGGTGCTACACGCACGCCGAAGACTGCAGACGAGACGTGTGCGATGCGTGTCTAATAG AGAAATGCCACGATCGGTTTAACGACTGCATACGCCAGACGTCGATTAACACTAATTTCTGTCAAACCGAACCCGGTTACATCGGCTGCCATAGAAACTGTACTTTCTGTAAAGCTCCGCTTAAGG CTGTTCCGTGTAGCAGTCCCCCCACATCAGTCGAAGCTGACCTGGTTGCCGGCGGTGGCGGAACCTCATTCGCGGTTGGGCACGTCGTCaaatataaatgtaaaaaaGGAAACAGTTATGTATCGAAGATGTGCTTATCGGATGGAACGTGGAGCGGATCGCCCGTTATATGCCACG GTTGTCCTGATGGTTACACCGAAGGTGGTCAGCGTTGCTACAAAGCTGTCGACACGAAGAAAACGTTCTCAGACGCCGAAGACACGTGTAAGCTGGACGGAGGCCATCTATTGACTTTTTCTACAATACATCAACGTAATATAGCAATGAAACTGAC GGTCGACTTACGAATGACGACCCCGCTTTGGATTGGTCTACGTCGCGATACACCCGAGGCAGCCTTTCAATGGGTAACCGGCGAATCGGCACAACCATCGTTGCTCTACTGGCCGAAGAATTACCCGTCGGATAAACTATGCGTGAAAGCATCGAAGTACCAGTACATTTACGACGCGGATTGCGATCAATTAAACGCTTTCGTATGCGTCACGTCTCCGCTAG GTCACAGCGTTTGTTCGGACGTGATGACAACTGCGAAATGCGAAGAAACACTTAACAAACATCCGGATACGTGCACACGATTTGTTGATTACGCCTATACGAATTGTCGGAAATCATGCGGCCTATGCATCGATTCTGCAAGCG CGAATGTGGTATGTCAACTAACTGCGACCGAAAAGGGCGAGAATACAGTTATGGCAACGAGCAAAACGGAATATAAAATCGGCGAAGAAGTAACGACTCAATGTCAAACCGATCACGAATTGGTAGAGGGATTCAACGTACGGGTATGCACTGCTAAGGGTTTTGCCGGAAGCCCGCCTAAATGTAAAA AGTCTTCCGAAGTCCCGAGATCCGTTGGTAATGCAGTATACGTTCGACATTACAAAGACGAAGCCTATGAAATCATTATAAATGGTAACTATCGAATTACAAAAGTTGGACAATTAACCCAATGGAAATTCTACAGCGCTACGGAGAGTCGAATTGCGTTAATG GTTTTTGAGCAGCTTTCGGAAACGGATTTCAGACTTGTTGGGCAAAATATTGTCCACACATATTCTGAAAGGACACTCACGATTGATATTCCGAAAGCTGAACAAATCAACGTTATGCCGGG attcGTGGTCGGTTGGCATTACCTCGAGAACTTCCCGGCCCCGTTGCGATATGACAAATGCGCCCCCGAATACACCGAAGGCAACGATATCATATACAAGCGTGAAGGAGATAAAGCCGCCTTGAATGAAATGGCAGAATATGCGTTCAACCCAAATCCGAACACGTGCAGGGAATATTCTATCCAGGCACATATAGAACCAG gtgcGATCAACCCTAAATGCCTGATTGAGGTCGACGCTTCATCTAATGCAACTGCTGACTTGGTTGGTGAAGTTGTAAACGGCACTAAAGTTATATACACGTGCAAGAATTATAATAGATTAGTATCCGGAAACTTGGAGAGAGTTTGTTTAGTAGGTGGCAGACTAACTGGGCTTCATCCGAAATGTGAAT ACGAAGAGCCGTGCAGGGAAGGCTGGCTATCGTTTGACGAACACAGCGATTCTTGTTTCAAAGTCGTCGACGACGAAACCCTTACGAAATCCGAAGCGGCGGCCGAGTGCGCCGACGACGTTTTGGTCACTTTCGGCCGGATAAATAACTTCTTCAGGAACGACGTATTGCACTCTAGAATGAAACCGAACGTCGAATATTGGACTTCCGATACGTTGCACAAGAGCGGCTCCAAAA ATTTTTACTCGACAAACACGAAGGGCCCGGAAGCGGTGTTTCTCGCGAAATTTGCCTCGGGTGAACCGAGCATAAATGTGAACGGCACTTGTATGACCGTGGTGAAACTCGATGGCGATTACATCCGACAAAAGACGACGGCGTGTACGGAGAAGAAACCCTACATCTGTCAAGAAGGTCCCACAGAAG TTTGTCCTAGGAATTACAAACGGTTCGGCAAGAAATGTTACAAGTTCGTAGTAATGGAACAGAAAAACTACTCGGAGGCCTCAGCCGACTGTAGAAAATATGGCCAACTGGCCGTCGATTCGGACGATACAACGCACGAGTACTTCAGAAATAAAAT GGTAGACTTCAAAAAGAAACTCGTCGATCTTGGACTTACCTTGGACACAGCGTGGATCGGTTTAACTAGGAATATGTCCGATCGAACTCAATGGCACTGGCAAGACAATACCGCGCTGTCATCGGATGACCACGTTTATTGGGGCTCGGCCTACAATAAATACCAACAACCGTGGGATTATAGTTGGCTGGCCGGTGACTGCGCCGCTTTGCAGAGGAAATATTGGATGGGATGGGACTGGGATAATATCGCCTGTTCCACGGCCGGGGCTTATATCTGCGAAGCCTCGTTCCCAG TCAACCAGAACGCGGTAGTGAACGTCGATTATCGCGGCAGTTTGAAAACAACAGTGCACGGCTACACGTGCCAAAGCTGGACCTCAAATTATCCCCACAAACCGTGGTCCGCAGTGGCCGGTCTAGTAGATGGTAACTGTTGCCGAAACCCGATCCCCGAGGACGAAGCGAAAGCTTGGTGCTACACGACTGACTATGCGAAGAGGTGGGATTTCTGCAAAGTTCCAG CCGTTATCAAAGACGACTATTGCAATTTTCCACGAATTCACGACAACACGACCCTGGCGGCCGGAGAAGAAACTAAGGATCGATACGAACTCAAGGAAACGTTGAATTTGGAATGCGAACCGGGCTATGAAGTGACAAGTGGAATTGGCAGTTTAACTTGCATCGGTGGAGTCTGGCTTGGGGAGGTGTTGCGTTGTATGT GA